The Desmonostoc muscorum LEGE 12446 genome includes a region encoding these proteins:
- a CDS encoding hemerythrin domain-containing protein translates to MVASLDDTKRNAIAVKLASIKALQELVIENEQLLLREGLDAEIADRIRNFIKDDEKNLGVLETVITQYGIQAEPKKNVTQFIEKAKELFKGSELSLYEKVSQHELLKHQLVMSGLIVHKAAQKVGADIMVAIAPLNTINFENRAHQEQLKGILEILGVRELTGQDADQGIWARVQDALAAVSGVVGSAVTQTSDKKDLNIQDALRLDHNKVNTLFTELLQSNNPQKIQEYFGQIYKDLTAHAEAEEEVVYPRVRSFYGQDNTQELYDEQAHAKQALEEIKALSPSSPVFKDKVKQLMDAIGDHIRQEETTMFAAIRNNLSTEQSEQLASEFKAAKVRIQQRLGVVTESNI, encoded by the coding sequence ATGGTAGCTAGTTTAGATGATACGAAACGCAATGCTATTGCTGTGAAATTGGCAAGTATTAAAGCACTGCAAGAATTAGTCATTGAAAACGAACAACTGCTTTTAAGAGAAGGACTTGATGCCGAGATTGCCGATCGCATCCGGAATTTCATCAAAGACGATGAAAAAAATCTTGGCGTTTTGGAAACTGTAATTACTCAGTATGGGATTCAGGCTGAACCAAAAAAAAATGTCACACAATTCATTGAAAAAGCAAAAGAATTGTTTAAAGGTTCTGAACTGAGCCTATATGAAAAAGTATCTCAACATGAATTACTGAAACATCAACTAGTAATGAGTGGCTTGATAGTTCACAAAGCTGCTCAAAAAGTTGGTGCTGACATAATGGTGGCGATCGCACCTTTGAATACCATTAACTTTGAAAACCGCGCTCACCAAGAGCAACTCAAAGGTATTCTAGAAATTTTGGGTGTCCGCGAACTAACTGGACAAGATGCAGATCAAGGAATTTGGGCGCGTGTTCAAGATGCTTTAGCTGCGGTAAGCGGTGTAGTAGGTAGTGCTGTCACCCAAACCAGTGACAAAAAGGATCTGAATATCCAGGATGCACTCCGCCTAGATCACAACAAGGTAAATACTCTGTTTACCGAACTATTACAAAGTAACAATCCGCAAAAGATTCAAGAATACTTCGGTCAAATTTACAAGGATCTCACAGCTCACGCCGAAGCCGAAGAGGAAGTTGTCTACCCAAGAGTACGTTCTTTCTACGGTCAAGACAACACCCAAGAACTGTATGACGAACAAGCTCATGCAAAGCAGGCATTAGAGGAAATTAAGGCTCTTAGCCCATCTTCACCTGTATTCAAAGATAAAGTCAAACAGCTGATGGATGCTATTGGCGATCATATTCGTCAAGAAGAAACTACAATGTTTGCTGCAATTCGCAACAACTTGAGTACTGAACAAAGTGAGCAACTAGCTAGTGAATTCAAAGCTGCTAAAGTCCGAATTCAACAAAGATTAGGTGTTGTCACTGAATCTAATATCTAG